The genomic DNA TCTGGCAACATAAGTACTGACGCTGTCGGCTACTTTCTTCCACCAATCACGAGTCTTGTCTTTCTTTGAAAGGAGTCCAGCAACTACCACAATTGCAAGCGGTAGACCATAACATTTTAGTGAAATTTGATTTCCCAAGACCTCAAGCTCTGAAGGGCAGAAACCTTTACCGAAAACCTTCTTTTGTAGGAGTTCCCAGCTCTCGTCAGTAGTCAGAAAACGTAAATGATGAGGTGGATTTACAGGGTTAGCATGAATAGCTACATCCGTGTTTCTACTAGTTAACAATATCCTACTTCCACAGTTTCTGTTAGGAAAAGCCACTTTAAGATCATCCCATGTTCCTATCTGCCAGACATCATCGATTACTATGAGATATTTGCCACTAGACAGATAATCTTGTAATTTGTCAGCCAATTGATCATCGCTTAATTTGTGCATTTCATCTTTGAGCTGTTTAAGAGAACTTAATATCGCAAGAAACACTTCCTTTCTGCTGTAATCTTGAGACACATAAACCCATGCACGAATAAAGAAATGATACTCAACAGAGCGATCTGTATATATCTTTTTGGCAAGAGTGGTCTTGCCAAGGCCACCCATGCCAACAACAGAGATCACTTCAAGTTGTTCTGATCCAGAAGTAAGTCGATTTACTACTATTTTTGTCTCCTCATCAAAACCTACTACATTATCTTCTTCCACCACTGGAACCCGTTTTTTTGAGGAGCGTTTAGTGGAGGACTCTCCACCATGCAGCAATTCAATACCAAACTTCTTTGTATCATATATTTCCTTAATTCTTATTTTGATTGATTCAATTTCTTTTGCAACACTTCTAGAATCAAGGACATGAACAAATCTGCTAAGCCTGTTTCTTGATCTCTGCAAAGCTGCTGTAACTACAAACGTATCGATAATATCTTCAGCTTCATAAGCAACATCCCTGATTTGTCTAACGATCTCTCTTACTACTTCATACTGACTTCGCTTTTCCTTAGAATCTCTTAAGAAGGCATTCATGAAACTGAGCTCCTTTAAAAGTGATTCTACCTCTTCCTTTACTCCAGAAACCAATTCAACATTGTAAAGTAGCAGCTGCTTAAGATTCTCCAAAAGAAACTCTACTACAGCATCAGCCATCTCTGTGTCTTGGTTTTCAATACAATAAGCTAGAATAATTTACAAATAAGACAGTGGGATGGTCTTGCTCATAATGTGTTCAGCTATTCATGGACACCTGCAAATCCCGAAAACAAGTCACTAAACGTCTCCATTGAACAATTAATTATATCTTTATTGTGTGTCACATACTTTTTTTAAACATAGCTACACAATTCGTGATCAGAGAAGACTATCCATATACTATGTTATGTGTATTAGTATCATTGCTATTCCACATAAAACAAACAGATGAGAAAAACACATTGAATGCATTCCACTTCCATAACAACAAACTGTCTCTACTCTTTCTAGTTACATCTATGGCGACCTTCCGAAAAAGAGAAACGGATTTTAGTTGAATGAACCATTTGCACATAATAGGGACCTAATTGAAAAAAATAGCAGCCAGGACATAGCAGAATTGTGGTTACCTGAAAGCGCAATCCAACCCAACTACCCAAGTGAACTTAAATACAAAAATCTAATCGATCCTTTAGTAAAATATCAAAATTTACTCTACATCAAGTAAGAAATTGTAAATATGATATTTCTCATTCTAAAACCTATAGATTCAATCTATTAAAATAAAATGGAGCAACAAGATCAAGTCATTTGGCCAAGAAATAAAATAAGCAGAAACTTACAAACAGCTAGTGAAGTTGAAATAGAATGGGATTGTATGTATAGGAGAATAAGTAGGCTGAGGATCAGAGGGTAGTAACATGAGGAGGAGTTGAAAAAATGAATTGGTTTAGAAGTGTGATAGAATCAAGAATGGCAAGTGCAGTGGTTATTTCTGGGAAGAAACCAAGTCAACTCAACTTGGCTCTAACACTTCGCTCCCTCTGCCCACCTCACAAATACTTCatttttctttttaaaagttGATATTTGTATTTTGCATATACTACTTCCATAATTTCATTAAATAATTACTACAATTTTCTatttaactttttaaaaatcCAATCATCTAATAGATAGTAGTTTACTAATGAACTTGAAATGTAATTTCTTTGTCAAAATTATTtgattttgagaaaaaaaaattgTCAAAATTATAAGGAGAAAATTTTCATTTTGAAAATATCTTGTCAAGAAGATGAACTAATTTTCTAGAAATATGTAGCATTTTTCAAAAagaaagttattttttgaaaaacattttatttttctaatACCAAACTAACATCGAAGATGTTGTTCAATATTTCTCTAATTTTTGACTTCTGCCAACGAATTCTAAAACAACTATGAAATGTTAGGAAAAAAATCAAAGAGAATTTGTCCAAAGAAATATGTTACCGATTTTTAAgaattttattatttttcttcAAACAAAGAGAAATGGTTTATTTTCTAACAATGTGAAGGAGCATATAGGGGTATGAGATGCGGAAAAAGGACATTGTGTGTGGGCGCGCTATTTTCCCGCTAACACCCCCTTCAACGTGTAATCACTCCCCCATTTTTATCTATTTTTCACTTGCAACTCTgcacatctctctctctctctctctctacgcatctctctctctctctctcacacaatGTCGGTACGTTTCTCTTCTTCATCATCTTCCATTACTGTCACTTTATCACAATCTCCACACACACACACGTTGTATATAATACTTGCTTACTGTGATCTGTTACTTACATTTCACCAACAATGTGATTACGTGTACGTGTGTGTGtattattttgttattttcaTTCGATTCGATCTTATTACTCTCATTATATTACTGATTGATTGTGCGATTATGAGAAATGAGCGTTGTTTAATCGTTCGTTAATTATTCTAGGGTTTGTACTTTGTTAGAGATTGCTACTACCGTGCGGttgttttgttttaggttaatATGAATTATGACTTAATTGTACAACACATATGAAGCTGATTTCGACTGAATATAGGAACTCGAAAGATCGTGTATAACTAAAAATGTCTAATCAAATGATTCATCGTGATTTAGTCTTGCTGAAAAACTGCAGGTTGTGATTTATGGTGATTTTGGAAATTTCTGATTTAATATTATTAAGACTGTCAACTCGAGAAGTTAGTTTAGTCGAGTACCTCGTCCAGGTTGTTATTTGTTCTGTGTACAGtagagtgtgtgtgtgtgtgtctgtgtgtCGGTAGTAATTTAGGAAATTTTATATTGTTAAGACTGTCAACTCGAGAGATTGGTTTCAGTTGACTACCTCATTGAAAAAAGTGCAGGTTGTTATTAGTTCTGACTTCTGTGTACTGTTTGTGTGCAGTGATTTAGGAAAATTCTGATTACATGTTATTGAGACTGTCAACTCGTATGATTCAGTGGAGTACCTTGCTGAAAAGAGTTTATGTGGTTACTTAATCTGCTTAAGTATGTACATCTGCATATGTAGTGATTAGGAAATTTTAGGTTTTGGTTAAGATTCTCAACTCAAGATGTTTGTCATGATTCAGTTAAGTAACTCGTTGAAAAAATGCATGTTGTTATttgttagtgtgtgtgtgtgtggttATATAAAACGAGTAGAAATGCATAAAATGATACCAAACTAGGACGGGCACttgtaaaaataattattgtattgGATGATTTTATTTTGGATTCAGAATCATGACCAGAATAAATTTGATGTTGGTCATATCACTGATTCTATTTCAAGTTTAAGACCTTGAGGTTTTTTCCCTTTCCATTTTGTTGCAAGAGCTGGTGAGCTAAACAATGCAATGTGAATTGTTGGCATGACTTGTCAATCGATATGTCTATCACATGATAATATGTGTTTCAGCTTTCCTAGTTATTGCGGTTTACCTTACTTTTGGGATCGTGTATTATCTAACACTTTCAAGTTAGTATCTGCAGGCCCCAATGAGCCACCAGGATATGATAAATGGAGTGGGTTTGCTACCAGTGAGTACCCCAAACTGGACAATCAATGTTTCAGACGTATGTAAACAACTTAAATTTATAGTTTTATGTAATGAGGATAACAAtaaatgttatatatatatatatatatatatatatatattcagaAAAATCAGCTGCTTCTCTGTTGAGTTGAATGGATTTTGCATTAATTGAAGGAAAATGATTTTATGTAGCAGCAAGTTAGAAAAACAGATCCCTTTATTCTGCGACTGATATGTGGATGTGAGGTCCAGATAATAGTTAGAACATAGTGTATAAGTAGTTTGATTTGTCTATTACTTTGCCTGTGTTGGCTACTTGAACTTTTTATAGATTCAGTTTTGATACATGTCTCACCTCTTCCTTACTCTGACTTTAAACAGATAAGGACAGTTAGGGTCAGTAATATCTCGTTATCTGCTACGAAGAAGGATATCATTGATTTCTTTTCTTATTCTGGTGATATTCAGTTTATTGAGTTTCAAAGGTTTGTTTCTTTGATTAGCTATTTCTAGTCTTTTCCGAATTTCTTCCTAAGACTTTGGCGCTAATTTATGCAGGGAAACTGAAATGACTAGAGTAGCTTATGTCACATTCAAGGAAGCACAGGGAGCAGATACTGCAGTGCTTATGTCGGTATGCTATATATAGTTATATACTATATCTACACTTCTCATTAAGTAAACTCTTATGCTAATTGGTTTATATGGTTATAAACTATTGAAGGCAATACACAGTTGCTCAGATAATCAGCTTTACTCTTTATTTAATAAAGAGAATAACAAGAAGGAAATTATTGAGAAAAAATGAACAGTTAATATTTGAGCTATTTATAACTGGCATCAATTAGCTAGTCATCTTGTATTTCAAACTCTTACAAGTTTACAGTTCTTACTTTAATCATCTTCAAGCCTTTGGTATCTAAAAGTGTCGTAATTCCCATGGCCCCAACTTTTTAGGGATCCACCATTGTCAATCGTCCAGTCTCCATAACCCCTGCTGAGAACTACCAGCTGCCTCCCTATGTTCCTCTGCTGACTGTGGTATGTTTATTATATATctctataaaataataaatttgttATCAATTTCAATATCTTATTATAGAGTACTAGAGTAGTGCAACTTCCAACACCTGGGATTGGACAATCTCTGTATTAGATGTGATAGATTGCTGACACTTTTAAATTATTATCTTCACCTTTTACGTCATTGCTATGCGCCAGAGAACATAAAAGAGTTTTAATGTCACCAGGAGCATATGCGCTCAAGATTACTTGTCTTTTACATCTGAGTAACAGatatttctttccccttttctATAGGAGAAAAAGACTACTGATGGTGGTTCTGGTTTTCGTAAGACCGAAGATGTAGTGAGCACCATGCTTGCCTTGGGATTTATCTTGGGAAAAGACACCCTGAACAGAGCAAAATCATTTGATGAAAAGCATCGGTTGACATCACATGCCTCGGCTACTTTTGCTTCCATTGATCGCAAAATCGGCTTGATCAAGATGTTAAGCACTGGGACAGCTGCTGTGAATGAAAAAGTGAGAGAAATAGATGAGTGGTTCCAAGTGTCTGATATGACAAAACATGCATTTTTAGCTGCTGAACAAACAGCTAGCAGTGCAGGTTCAGCTATCATGAGAAATCGCTATGTTTCTACAGGGGCTTCATGGGTTTCAAGTGCTTTAAGTATGTTTGCAAAGGCAGCTGAGGATTTAAGCTCCATGACTAGAGACAAGGTTGAAAAGGCTGATGAGGAAAAGAAAGAGATGCTTTACAAAGAGGAGCCAACTGTGGTTAATGACTATGCACGATTCCATCTTGACAAGTCTTCCACTGCGGAGCTTACTGTGGTTTCTGTTCATACAACCATCTGATAAACTTAGGAACCAATTCAGTGCTAATACCCACGTAATGAATTTTCTGATTCTGTTACACTTTGCTGTATGTTTCCCTCTAATGATTTACTTGTTCATGTTGTAAGTAATACGAATATTGTTAGTAACTCGTTCACTAGAGACACAGTTCCGTGATCATAAAGATTTGCAAACTTGGTATGCTTCTTTTTTGTAGTTCAAACAAATTGAAACCCTCACACTTTCTCTTCAAAGCCAACATGGATGTGAAGAACCTGACACTGATATTTTTATAGTTTTAATTTAGTGTGCGGCCCTTAAGCTTTAGTGGCATAATCTTCATTATTGATAGATTAAGGTT from Apium graveolens cultivar Ventura chromosome 5, ASM990537v1, whole genome shotgun sequence includes the following:
- the LOC141661617 gene encoding binding partner of ACD11 1-like isoform X1, producing MSAPMSHQDMINGVGLLPVSTPNWTINVSDIRTVRVSNISLSATKKDIIDFFSYSGDIQFIEFQRETEMTRVAYVTFKEAQGADTAVLMSGSTIVNRPVSITPAENYQLPPYVPLLTVEKKTTDGGSGFRKTEDVVSTMLALGFILGKDTLNRAKSFDEKHRLTSHASATFASIDRKIGLIKMLSTGTAAVNEKVREIDEWFQVSDMTKHAFLAAEQTASSAGSAIMRNRYVSTGASWVSSALSMFAKAAEDLSSMTRDKVEKADEEKKEMLYKEEPTVVNDYARFHLDKSSTAELTVVSVHTTI
- the LOC141661617 gene encoding binding partner of ACD11 1-like isoform X3, encoding MSAPMSHQDMINGVGLLPIRTVRVSNISLSATKKDIIDFFSYSGDIQFIEFQRETEMTRVAYVTFKEAQGADTAVLMSGSTIVNRPVSITPAENYQLPPYVPLLTVEKKTTDGGSGFRKTEDVVSTMLALGFILGKDTLNRAKSFDEKHRLTSHASATFASIDRKIGLIKMLSTGTAAVNEKVREIDEWFQVSDMTKHAFLAAEQTASSAGSAIMRNRYVSTGASWVSSALSMFAKAAEDLSSMTRDKVEKADEEKKEMLYKEEPTVVNDYARFHLDKSSTAELTVVSVHTTI
- the LOC141661617 gene encoding binding partner of ACD11 1-like isoform X2, with amino-acid sequence MSHQDMINGVGLLPVSTPNWTINVSDIRTVRVSNISLSATKKDIIDFFSYSGDIQFIEFQRETEMTRVAYVTFKEAQGADTAVLMSGSTIVNRPVSITPAENYQLPPYVPLLTVEKKTTDGGSGFRKTEDVVSTMLALGFILGKDTLNRAKSFDEKHRLTSHASATFASIDRKIGLIKMLSTGTAAVNEKVREIDEWFQVSDMTKHAFLAAEQTASSAGSAIMRNRYVSTGASWVSSALSMFAKAAEDLSSMTRDKVEKADEEKKEMLYKEEPTVVNDYARFHLDKSSTAELTVVSVHTTI